The Brassica napus cultivar Da-Ae chromosome C7, Da-Ae, whole genome shotgun sequence genomic interval TCCAAACGAGAAAAGAAGCTAGTTTTGTTTCTGATATACACAACGATTGCAGAACATTAATAGAAAGAGAAGATGTTATTTGTCTGTGGATCACAAGCATGGCCGCTTGGTTCTTCTCTCTGCTAACTTGTTCACTGCATTTCGCTTGTTAGAAACttcattgttttgttttgtcccTCTACATTCTCCAGTCtttattttctcttctttcttcttgttcGTTGCATTCTCCAACGCATCCTTCACAAGAAACTTTAGCCTCCACAGTGTTGGTTCGTCCTGCATACAAGACCACTTTAgcttaagaaaagaaaaaaagtaaggGTGTCTTTCGACCAGAGAAGCACTAATAAGTAAAGAGGTTTTACCAGTACGTCCATCTCAATTGTCACTTCTTCTGCTCTAGTTTGAAATCTAGGATCAGCCTGAGCAACGATACCCAACACCTTCTGTAGCTCATCCGTTGACAGTTTCAATAATGCAAAACCAATATTACGTTTCTCCTCACTTGTAATTTTCCTGATACAATCAATCACTCATCGGTCTGAGCATATATAATGATATGCATTGACCAGAGGGAACACAAAAAGTTGTTAAGAATTCATTAAGAGTGATTATGCAAACCTGCATCTTCCCACAACTACCTGCCTTAGCTTCTCCAGCTCGTCATTAACATTGCAAATCTAGACAGCCATATACCAAACAGTTTTAATCAGTTCAAACATTTAAAGGTTTATAATACAAAAGGAAAAGATATGAACCTCATTGCTCAAATCTCTAGTTGTTTTGGTATGAGATGCTTCTTTTGCTAGCAGCGCCTCCATTGCTGATTGCTTCTCCTCTTCCTCCCGTATTTTCTCCTGTAATCAACAACATTGGTGCTAAGGTCCAATGGTCCATCAAGAAAAAACATATGAATCTATCAATCAACCCATTTACCTCTTCTAGAACCTTAGGAAGAAAGTGTGCCCATTTCTCCTCAAACTTTTGCAGTAATGTTTTGGCCATAGAGTAGACATCACTAGCTTCTTCATTATACTTCATTGCGTTCTCAAAGACTAGCCGCATATCAGCGTAGATTTGCATTACATGTTTGTACCCGGTACCATCTTTAGCATCCATCTGATTCTTTATCGTGCTGAAGTCCATGGGCTCATCAATAACCTACAACAATCCGGTTAAAACAGAGTGGTTGTATGTTAATATGTTGAGAGAGCTGAGAAGGAGAACACGGTTACCTCATAGTAGTCATCAAGACCAAGACTTTCTACATCGACAGGGTGCATAAAAGGCCATGCGCACTTGTGCTGAGTAATCTGAGAAAATCAAATGATAATGATGATTCAAACTCTTCCTCCTGAAGTCATAAACACCAAGAATAGACCAGTACCTGACGGAAGATTGTTCCGAACTGACGCATGAGGTCGTGCATTCTCTTTGCAGCAACGGCCTCTCTACGAGCAGCCTCTTGTTGGACCTTCCTGATCCCAACAACATGTCTAGAGGCAGAGTTTGAGAGGGCAATGGTCGAGTAAAAGTTTTCTACTTCTGTCAGTTTATGCTCAAGCTGCAAGTAGAACCAATTAAGACATCCATTAAATCAAAGATAATAAGTTAAAAGCAAAACTCCAAAAACAGAGCGAGAAAGAAGAATGACATAACAAGAAGAAACAAGGAATAAAAGGTTTAAAGGAGAAAACTTTATTTACCGAATCAACCCATTGTACAACCTCTTCGACTCTCTGCTTGATGCTTTCGGCCTCGACAGGGATAATCTTGGATTCTCCGGCGGGTATATGACCTGATTCCGGCACTGATTCAGTCATTGTTCACAGGTTCTCTCAGAACCGAAAAAGATAATCCCCAAATTATAAAGAATTTTAgtcgaaaaacaaaaaaaggaaaacatactTTATggcgaaaaaaagaaaaagagggggcattccgagaattgaactcgggacctctcgcaccctaagcgagaatcataccactagaccaaatgccCTTGTTTGGTTTCggtattatataataaaaagaataatcaTTCTTATTTCTTAACAGTCTAAAAGAAATTTCTCAGACGGAAAAACACATTCGTCATATAAACTAATTTGCCTATGACCAAATAGTTGATTATTAGACCATAAGAAAGTGGATTTTACCTCAAGAGCAAAAACTGAACGTACTAAATACCAATGACCATTTAAGATTTTTGTTCCAAGAGAGTCAAAGTAATGTAAGACTCAGAGAGTCAGAGGGTCGTTTTAGTAAAGggtcgataaaataataaagggACTAAATTAGAGACAGAGGGAAATGAAAGGGCCTGTAAGGGTTTTTAAGATTCTAGGGCTCTTGCCTTTCTTCATTGGTCGGGTCAAAATGACAACGTTTTAGATCTTCTTTTATCAATTGCATCAGTGTGTGTTTTGGGCGAAATCGAGAAAAATGAGCGGAGCAGGCAAGAAAGTGGCGGATGTGGCATTCAAAGCGTCGAGGACTATAGATTGGGAAGGGATGGCTAAGGTCCTCGTCACCGATGAGGCTCGCAGAGAGTTCTCTAACCTCCGTCGCGCTTTCGACGAGGTCAACACGCAGCTCCAGACCAAGTTCAGCCAGGTTCTCTCTCCCGATTCTCTTGATTGATCTGTATTGTTTCCCCAAATCATCTAATCCTTAGAATCGTAGATTCGAATCTGGATCAAGTGATCTTGTTGTTATCCACATCCTACGGTTTGTTTCATCTTCACTGATTATATTTTGTTGCAGGAGCCTGAACCTATTGATTGGGATTTCTACAGAAAGGGTATTGGATCCGGCATTGTTGACTTGTACAAGGAAGCTTATGACAGTAAGTTCTTCTGCTTTTAATCTTTTTTGTTGATTAGAACCTCTCTCTATAGGCTGGCCTATAGTATACACTTACCAACTCGTTTCAACTAGTTTTCATGTATATTGTATTGTGGCTCTCAAACCTGACTAAAGTATCTTGAAATACATCTGCTCTATATCggtcgggggggggggggggctgaATGTTTTTGTAATTGTTGGAGCTATGGAGATATACCAAAACGAACTTTTGTTTGCTCTTTCTGGTTTGGTGCAGGCGTTGAGATTCCCAAGTACGTGGACAATGTTACCCCTGAATACAAGCCTAAGTTTGATGCTTTGGTGAGCTTTCAGAAGCTTCCTTTCCTTCTtttacaatgttttttttttgaaaagggtGTTTTCATCTTTTACTTGGTCGTTTCCTTTGTGCCACGTTCCTTTCTTTATATAGTTGGTGGAGCTGAAAGAAGCAGAACAGAAGTCGCTCAAGGAGTCTGAACGGCTGGAGAAAGAAATTGTTGGTGTCCAGGAGATAAGCGTAAGTACCCTCCCAATAACAAGTTTATCTTACAAAAAGTTCCATCcgatgtatatttttgtttaactcTGATGTATAATCTCATCTGTCTttacgtgtgtgtgtgtggttgGCGTAATCAGAAAAAGCTCAGCACGATGACTGCAGATGAGTACTTTGAGAAGCACCCAGAACTCAAAAAGAAGTTTGATGACGAAATCCGTAACGACTACTGGGGATACTGATCATCATATTGTTTCTTGCATCTCCGGCTTGGAAATGAAACTatccttctctttttttcttgtacTGTTATTTCTTAAATAAGTATACTCCACTGTTGAGATCTTCATTGGAAATCCAATGAGACAGTGATGATCAAAGTATCTGGTTATAGTTTATCGATTTCATAGATAAGGGTGACTCTTTTCATTTCATATCTCACCTGAAAAAGTGTATCCCTGGGCAACTCCGGTATTAAGGACACTGCTATGTGCTTGATGAGGTTTCTTGATTAATCAACATAAAACCATGGAGAGGGAGCATCACCTTTCCTCGACAAACCATGGAGAGAGAGACGATCGCCCTTCTCGGAGACGAAGACGGAGCGTTTTGGAGAGAAACCAAACAAACCGAACCACTCTCCTCCTTTCTCCTCTCATCTCGCATACACGTGTCCCCAAAAGACGGTCTCCATCGTCCCTAAATAAAAGACGGTTTTTGAGAttattagtgtttttgatttattttaaatgtataattaGCTTTAGAGACCCCTTAAATACTTGCGTTAATGATGGTCTTAGACTGCAAGAGCTAGAAAGCTTTCGAGTAGGGGAAAAAACAAACAGTGTTTCAAGAAAGAAACAACTGAatagaacaaaaacaaaaacatataaaagacGATATAATTAGGTTTCCAGATACATGATGCTCTCAATATCATCCCAAAAAGTCGTCTCCATAAACGTGCTTCCCCAAAACCTATCAACTATTCTCATTCCATTAATGAGTCTTGTTATCTTGCACCTCTCCAAATCATAAATGACACAGCGTGGATTATGCCGATTGATTTCTTCCGGTTTCAGACAAATTTCACTGCTGTGACTTGTGGGTTGTATCAGCAACCTGCTGGCCATGGACAGTGTGCGCGTTTCGAAAATAGGCAAAACAAAAGACTTCTTGTCCGACCATCCACTCTTGCCCGCATCCTGTACAAACCATAAATCTATGCTACCATTAATCATAATGCTTGAATATTCAAACACAGCTAGTTTGCCTTTGTAGTTCATGAGATTCATGGTACGGGCGTCCCATACAATGCCAGCCTCAACAGGCAGTTCGATCAAAGTGAACTCCTCATATCTCATGTCAAAACTCATGACCACACATCTATTTTTGTCAACCCAAGCTCCATAATACAAAACACCGTTGATGGAGATACCATGCATGTAAGGACAATGAGGAGGGGGAGGAATGGTGCTTCGGGTGCTTCTCCATGAAGCTCCATGACCAAGTACCAACACCTGATGCTCAGATCTCACTACTTTCTCTTCCTCGCTCACCTCCCAGACTGTACTAAGCACTTTGTATTCATCATGAACAGGTTCGTGCCCAAAGTAGCTCCAAATATTCTCATTATTTTCAGGCACAATTCTTGATGTTATAATGGGCAAGGTCACACGTTGCATGGTGGTAAGGTTACATATTCGAACACTTCTCAGAAGTCTGACACATAGCAAGCCGCGAAGAGCGCTGACAAAGCAGCCTCCTATTCTCGGCATGGTAAGATCTTGGTCGAGGTCATACATGGGGGCAGGGTAGAAAGGTGATATGAGAGGGACAGGGTCATGAGACGATGAGATCAACGCATACTTATACGGCTCGTCAGAGTCCACAAAAGACATGAGCATACGGCTTCTTTGAACCGACGATGATGAATATTTAAGGAAACGATTGGTAAGATATCGGGAAGTGATAAGGGAATGCCAGAGCCTTGACACACACTTGAACCTCATCAGCGATTTGGCCGGCAATCTCGGTATGATCTCCATCAATAGCTCATCCAGGAGGTTCCATGCAGGTTTCACGACAGTCTTGCTTCTCTTTCTGTCTCTGGCGGCTGCTAGGCGAAACGAAAAACTCATTGTACTTTTGTATGTCAACTCCAAATCTCTGTGCCTCTTCTTATAAGGAGGTATACACATTAGTTTCTAATTTGTGTAGGAAtagttttttacttttttttatcacgagatgtatatttcctttttttattttttacaactattttatttatataaaatataaaattacacataaaataataaatataaaacataaatccAAAACTAAAAGATAAAATTACATGGAATAAAATTTGAAGTAGCTTTCTTATGAAGCTCTTACTGCAGTGTTCATGTTTGGTTTAactatttgaattttatttttatttagattttgttaattttttaataaagattacgttaattttaataaaaaaaattttatattatattcacAGATTGTATTTATTCTGAATAATGAAAactctaaagaaaaaaaattcaacttacacaaaaaaattcaacttaCACAAAAAAAACCAACTTACACAAAAatccattttaattattatttttgacaagtcaacattatttttttaatggttgACTTTTTGTGTATGTATAACAGAATGATCAACAAATAATGAGGTTTAAAATtgataattttagaaaatagaaggttaaaatatattaaatgaaagTTTATGCTTTTTATTCGTTTAGAAAAGCTTAAATATTAGCGGTTTTTTCTCTTTTGgatcagaaaaatataattgcTTTTACTTACTTCTAAAAGTGAGAAAACCATTAAAAGGTAATATCTTTctaaacgaaacaaaaaaaaaaactgaacttTTGGTTAgtttaactttcaatttttaaaattatccaTTTTGACCTTATTTTTGATGAATAtgtaatttttgataaaaaaaaaattcaacccCTAAATCAATTTAACACTAActtttcatgtattttaaacAGTGTGtcaacaaacaaaaagatttaaaatgtattttttttaagttagagACTAAACTggcataaataaaaattggagattattttggtttttctgtaagttgaagtttttttacagttttccatatctaaaataaattatttattaaataaaatataagtaaattttttttgaaactaaaatttaatctaaaataaaaatcaaattaaaaatagctaaaccaaataattatcagctaatttatttatcaattttatgAATCAACCATCAATTGCTCAACTTATACACTTTCTACTTCACCAAG includes:
- the LOC106409517 gene encoding transcription factor GTE6, whose amino-acid sequence is MTESVPESGHIPAGESKIIPVEAESIKQRVEEVVQWVDSLEHKLTEVENFYSTIALSNSASRHVVGIRKVQQEAARREAVAAKRMHDLMRQFGTIFRQITQHKCAWPFMHPVDVESLGLDDYYEVIDEPMDFSTIKNQMDAKDGTGYKHVMQIYADMRLVFENAMKYNEEASDVYSMAKTLLQKFEEKWAHFLPKVLEEEKIREEEEKQSAMEALLAKEASHTKTTRDLSNEICNVNDELEKLRQVVVGRCRKITSEEKRNIGFALLKLSTDELQKVLGIVAQADPRFQTRAEEVTIEMDVLDEPTLWRLKFLVKDALENATNKKKEEKIKTGECRGTKQNNEVSNKRNAVNKLAERRTKRPCL
- the LOC106409518 gene encoding ATP synthase subunit d, mitochondrial, translating into MSGAGKKVADVAFKASRTIDWEGMAKVLVTDEARREFSNLRRAFDEVNTQLQTKFSQEPEPIDWDFYRKGIGSGIVDLYKEAYDSVEIPKYVDNVTPEYKPKFDALLVELKEAEQKSLKESERLEKEIVGVQEISKKLSTMTADEYFEKHPELKKKFDDEIRNDYWGY
- the LOC106410206 gene encoding putative F-box protein At3g52320, encoding MCIPPYKKRHRDLELTYKSTMSFSFRLAAARDRKRSKTVVKPAWNLLDELLMEIIPRLPAKSLMRFKCVSRLWHSLITSRYLTNRFLKYSSSSVQRSRMLMSFVDSDEPYKYALISSSHDPVPLISPFYPAPMYDLDQDLTMPRIGGCFVSALRGLLCVRLLRSVRICNLTTMQRVTLPIITSRIVPENNENIWSYFGHEPVHDEYKVLSTVWEVSEEEKVVRSEHQVLVLGHGASWRSTRSTIPPPPHCPYMHGISINGVLYYGAWVDKNRCVVMSFDMRYEEFTLIELPVEAGIVWDARTMNLMNYKGKLAVFEYSSIMINGSIDLWFVQDAGKSGWSDKKSFVLPIFETRTLSMASRLLIQPTSHSSEICLKPEEINRHNPRCVIYDLERCKITRLINGMRIVDRFWGSTFMETTFWDDIESIMYLET